DNA from Yamadazyma tenuis chromosome 5, complete sequence:
TAATAAAAAGTAACCCTATATTGTAGTTCTTTATTACAAGCTCACCAGGTGGAAAATCCTCTTGTGAAAATTTGTGTAGTCAATCTATTCTTACAGTTGTGTTTGTGATGGTTGGAATCCTCTCATTTAGTTTTCTGGAACGTCAATTTCACCAGCATCGATGGCTTCAATGATATCGTGAGGGTTCTTACCTTCAACACGGCAACCAACAGATTGAGCAGTACCCAAGATTTCCTTGGAAACAGAGGCCAAGTTCTTACCGAAAGACTTTTCCTTCATGGTTCTGGCaatttcaaagatttcttccaatggAATGTTACCAGAGTGCTTGACATTCTTAACCTTCTTTCTGTCTCTTGGGGCTTCCTTCAAGGCGGTGATCACCAAAGAGGAGGCAGATGGGACAACAGAGGCGGTAGCTTGTCTGTTTTGAATCTTTAATTGAACAGTGACCTTGATACCTTTGAATTCCTTAGTGGCCTTGGCGATATCTTCACCAACCTTCTTTGGAGACAAACCTAAAGGACCGATCTTTGGGGCCAAAGCGGAGGAGGCTCCGATTTCACCACCGACGGCTCTCAAGTAAAGG
Protein-coding regions in this window:
- the RPL12A gene encoding 60S ribosomal protein uL11 (BUSCO:EOG092651LN; EggNog:ENOG503NU9E; COG:J), whose product is MPPKFDPNEVKYLYLRAVGGEIGASSALAPKIGPLGLSPKKVGEDIAKATKEFKGIKVTVQLKIQNRQATASVVPSASSLVITALKEAPRDRKKVKNVKHSGNIPLEEIFEIARTMKEKSFGKNLASVSKEILGTAQSVGCRVEGKNPHDIIEAIDAGEIDVPEN